The sequence GTATATTGAACTCCACTTTCCAACGAGAGAAGTTGTGATTTTATTATGCCGAGagacatctacaatgacatcaaaatgtccgtaaacaaaaattcaattttgaaacaatttgacatgcaaatgatgtgtaaatgcatgaaatataccatcttttggtttttgtggagatgttattttattactccaaataacatagaaccctcgccacttgtctccaactatatgaaacaattacattcaaatgatagtggaagagtgccataatttttaaaagggaacaatcaataaaatcaagtgGCATTATGAGTATCTGATGATTCTAAATTctggtacatacttaagcaactctattattatccatataTTTGAAACTCTTGTATACTAATATTATTGCAATCGTCagattcccttctattataagatatctcttggcataatttacctatatttttaaatatagatatactagttgaTACACTCCTTTGCAAAGAACCTTTGCTTCTCTTTACTCCCTTACACAAATCATTATTGACTTCCCCTACCATCTCCAAGTTCAAAACAACTATTACTTCTTCCCATCAATCTTTTCCCACCTCCTTTTAAATCATTCAAATAAATccaaatataggtatactagttgaTACACTCCTTTGCAAAGAACCTTTGCTTCTCTTTACTCCCTTACACAAATCATTATTGACTTCCCCTACCATCAAGTTCAAAACAACTATTACTTCTTCCCATCAATCTTTTTCCCACCTCCTTTTAAATCATTCAAATAAATCCTCAAAGTTCAAGGACAATTCGTGATGGACAACATTAGAACATACTTATTCAATACCTATTTTGTTACACATAAAAGTTTTTGTAAAAATAAATACATGTGAATGGTTAGATAATCTTTATTTGACAATGTATAATTTTTCAACCCTTAATGTTCTAGATCATATTACATGACCCATCATCCATATGAAATAGTTAGAGAAAAGAATTTTACATACGACCCATTAAAATGTGTAGTCATTTGAAAGAAACCTCTAATTAGtataaaattgaacaaaagacTACGTCATCATCATGGAAGGTGATGTCTATTTAAACATTAGGATGCAAATATGATTGTATTAGGGAAGAACATCAATCGTTGAGCATGTATGAATTGTTttgagggttgttgatactttttgctctaataatagtacaaataaaaactattgttcgaatcataaaatatcaattttgtgTGTttatgcaccaatagttgtgactttaaagttgttattattAGAAAATGTACCATTAGTTTTTTGAAAAGTAACCAattatatgatgccacatcagctatacaaatattggggcctcttttgcatgcctattggtctcacttttttttgggttcttttggacaccttggcaaaaagcatgttgatgtggcaccatacttgatgatgtaaccctaaaaccttagttataagcagatgacttgccaagtaagctaatgtaaaaaaaattgaatgatttgaaatttctACGTAGAATTTTGAGATGCACGAAATTAAGGTGCACAATTAGTAGATCCTCTTCCCTAATGAactgaaaataaaaattattttaatgtcTATTTTACCAGAGTACATGTATAAAAACAGTACATCCAGAGATGTGCCCAAATAACTACCATTACTCATCATTGAGTGGCGTGCCTGTCACGTCAAGTGCCACAGAGGAAAGTGGGTGCCGTTTCAGAACGTTTTGCACGCTTAAAACAACTTGTACGGAAACACGTTGGATAAGAACTGCCATGCGCAGACAGGATAAGGATGCATCCAGCTGGATATCATCCTTTATGCTAAATAGCCGTCATCAGAATCGATAGGGCTCTGGATTGGACTGTCAAACAGTATAGAATACACCATGAAATGAAGTCAGAGTGCTGGATATTAGTTTTGGCTTATCGACCCACCCACTgcaatttcctaaattatttaatgtCAGAAATTGATTTTAATCAAATGCGTCTTCCATGGTAAGGCATCGAGACGTGTATAATCTGAATTTATCGCATTTGAATTACTAATTTTAGGCAATTCTATTACTAGATGAATACCTTTTATGCACGGCTGTTCAAAAACATCAGTGTCAGATGTTTTTTGGGGTTTGAAAGGTGTAAAATTGTTATGAGTGTTTGATCTTTAAAACAGAGGATGTTTAgttattaagtatatatatgaatCAACTGGCATTCAATTAGGGTATTCGACCACCTTAAATGTCCTCTGTTTTTTAGGATAAATTTTAACAGCATAAGCCCTTTCTTATCTTTATACAAACTGCTACTTATTTCTGAAGAAAAATCATGTCGTTTCCTGCACAGCACCAGGAAATACAGCCAGGGCTCGAGTATCTTATGGTACCCCAGCCCATTTCAGTTGCCCCAACTTATAAATCTGCTGGGAAATTGAAGGTAGTGTTTCTTGTTTCTGTTTTGGTTTATCAGTATAGCTGGAATTTTCTTTTTGATtgcattgattgattgattgattcaggGGAAAGTGGCTCTGGTTACTGGTGGTGATTCGGGGATTGGAAGAGCTGTGTGCTACCATTTTGCTCTGGAAGGTGCCACAGTTGTTTTTACTTATGTTGGTACTGTGGAGGAAATTGATGCCAATGAGACTCTGGAAAAGCTAGCAGAATACAAGACTGCTGATGCTAGAAACCCCATGAAAATCCCTGTCAAGGATTTGGGAAACGATGACACATGCAAAGAGGTGGGCATTGCATTTGGTTCTACACTTTCCTTGTATTGCATCTGTGATTTTGGGCTTTTAAGAAATGGGTCTTATTTGTGGTTCTAACTAGTGTTGCACACAAATTTTCCTATTCAAATGTTAAAAGAACAGTAGATGGCAATTCATTTGCAAAACATTAATATATTGTTAATTTATAAAGTTAAAGTGAGGGATCCAGTAAGTTTGGTAAAGGAAAATAGTCTTTTTGTAATTCAGTAAAATGTAAAAATGGTTATTGACGTTTTAACTCTAGGAAAGATGGATCTTGAATCTGTCTCTTGATATATTGAAATTAGGATGTCTTAAGACCAAAAAAGGAAAACTTTGTCAGTAATCCACTTTGCACTTTGTTAGGGATTGAGTTTGTGGATTTAAGACAGGTTCATTTCTAATCACTAATTTGATTAAtttgatttatataatttatataatgtGTTTTTGGTTCCAACATTTTGTTGTCTGCACTATTTTGAGGATTATTAATATTTAGAAATGTTTCCGGAACGTTTTTTTaatcaatataataaaattttCATTACATCAACTTTAAGAAAAGATTAGTGTTATGGTCATACATAACATCGTGCTTTAGATATGCAAATGTTCATTGTCGCCCAATTGAAACATTCTTAGAATGTTCTTTCCTTAAATGTAAAGATTTTTCCTTTTCTGCAAtacaataaaaaaacaaaaattaaattctcTTTATTTTTATGATATTAAATAAATGCAATTGAATGTCTTTAATGCAAGGACATAGCAATAAATTTATAAACATGTGTTTAGTTGGCTTAGGTGAGAAATGAATGGATGGGTCTTGGTCAAAATTTGAAATATAAGGATCAAATATGTGATTGTGGGATCAATCTTGCACTCATGAGAATGGACTAGGATGATGGAGGGGTAGCATCTATGCATGGAATGAATGTTTGATCATGTGAAGTGCAATACTTGTGACTGGTATAGAAAAAGTGTGAAAAATGTATAGGTTGTAGATAAATATATGGAAATGCATGTGTATGGGGATACATAAAAGCTAGGGGGAAGGAGCCAACATTTGTAAAAGGTGGTGCCACTTTTAGATAATGTAAATGTATATATTCATTCTTTCAAAATGACATAAAACTAAATGGGAAATGACATAGATACACAAATTTTATCATTATATTTCACCCCTCTTTGGGAGGTATACAAATTTTAGAACAACCAATGACTCTCATGACTCTCAAAGTATGTAAATATCTAAAACAATTATTTAGACATAAAAGAATGCCCTGGATTCTTATAAAACGAATTTACAGAATAAGAAGTTGTTGAAAAGTACAATATGTGAGTAGCTTTAAATGTTAGAACATCACATGGGCTTTACAACCAAAACTTTCTGTTTAGACAATCTGTCATTCTTAAGAAAAACATCATATGTCTGTAAATTGGTACTTTGTGCAGGTTGTGGACAATGTTATTGCAGCGTATGGGTGCATTGACATATTGGTTAACAATGCAGCAGAAAATCATGTGGTGGAGAGGATTGAAGACATGAAAGCTGACCAAGTAGAACGCACATTTAGGacaaatatattttctcaattCTTCATTGCAAGGTAAGTGACTTAATTGATGACTttttgttttttcatcttccaTTTTTTCCCCTTTCTGAATCATACCATGTGTAAATCAGTCATGCGGTGAAGCATATGAAAGAGGGCTGTAACATTATCAATAGCCTTTCAAGACAAGCTTACCTAGGAATGCCGAGTACCCTTGACTATGCCTCTTCTAAGGGAGCCATTCTCACTTTTACAAGGGGGCTTGCTAGGCAACTTGCCAAGCGTGGAATAAGGGTTAATGGTgagtcctctttttttttttttgtgcttttgGTTATAATTTTCATATCATGTAGATTTTGTTTTGCTAACATTTCAGATCAAACACTACAATCTATCATCAGGGCATACAGTAAGAGAAAAGAATTGAAAGGATTGTTAGCAGACCAAGCAGAATAAATAGACAGAGAGAAAGAGTTTTCCATGCCATTGTTCGTAGACCTCTTTCTTTCTATCTATTTATTCTGCTTGGTCTGCGAACAATCCTTATTCTTTTCTATTGTCCTGAAAATGGATCATAATGTTTGATCCAAAACTTTACAACATAATCTACATGATCTAATCCTGAAAAAAATACATTAAATTGTCATGAAGATCATCCAATGTTATTgttcttagatttttttttttttttgtcttttacaCAGTTTTTCCAACTCTTTTCTCTATATATTATGGACTGTGAAAGTTTGAATTCTTTAATAACATTGTTTACATCCCCATTGAACAAGATTGGCACATTCTCTGCAGGTGTTGCCCCTGGACCAATATGGACCCCTGTTAATGTTGCATCTCTAGATGCCAATGCAGTAGCCCATCTGGGAGAGGATACACTGATGGGAAGAGCTGGACAACCATGTGAGGTAGCTCCATGCTATGTTTTCCTTGCTTCTCAAGATGCTTCTTACATGACAGGCCAAGTTCTCCATCCTAATGGTAGGGTTACCATTTTCTTTATTGTATTCACTTTTGTTTAAACAGAATGCAGTAGCTTCTTGCATTATCAAGTCTAATTAAAATGTTTTTCCTTGTGCAGGGGGAGCTGCCATGTACTCTTGAGACTATGATGCCTTAATTCTGTATCTGATggtgcatttcaattatctagcccTTGGGCTTTAGAATATGCATGTCTGCTCTTCGCTATGCACGGAATTCAAGTtcgggtggtcattttgttccctTCAGTTGCAAATATGTGATTTTCTTCTTATTTGTGGGGCTTTGATTTTTAACAAGACTGTCTCACTCAATGTTTCCTCAATATGGGATTCAAGAGATGTCTTACCATTCATTACATTTTGAAGCTTTAATATATAAGCATGTATGATGGTCAATTGCCTCATGCAATATCTCGTGTATCATAAtgaaaaggcaaattttttttttagggtGATTTAACTTGAACTCAtagaatgcacacaaataagtgtaGATTAATTTAGAGCTAATAGTGATAATTGCATTGTTAGTGTTTTTTTAAAATTTCGTTATTATATATATGATCAAATAATTAATAGTTTAAATGAAGATTTTAGAATTTGTGATGTTTGAAGATCAGAGAGATAGGATATGGCAGTTTATTATTCACATTGAGATTAGAATATTATTTTTGCTTTGGACAAGGTTGATTTCATAAACATTAAATTGTTTTATACTTACAAATTTACTTTTGCAATTTGTAGAGCTTTACTTTTCACTTTGTCTGATTTACCTATGTTTCatcaatattttttaatatctcacAATTGGTAATATTTAAAAATGCATTGAGAGGATTGTTGTTATGTCACAAGGAGATGTGTTATGCTAGGTCAGCCCCCAAaatgtattaaaaataaaaaaggtaTGTGTCCTAGAATGATGTATATAAATTTGATACTCTTTTTAGTTCACTAATTTCAAATTTTTAGTTATTGATTTACTCTTAACCAAAAAGTTGGAAAAATATCGACATATTTGCATCACCACGCAACAAAGGTGAAGAATGAAACTAGAATGAAATAATGAAAACTTAAATTATCAATTTTAAGGCTCAAAGACCTTTTAATTATCCGAAAGATAAATCACTATTGATACCAGCACATAGATTGAAATATCAATACGAAAATGTAAAACTTAAGCCAAAACTTTGTTGAGATTCTAAAATAGGAAAAGTCGCTCATATGAACACCAGTGTTGTAAAAAAAATGGCATTTAAATACTTAAGTTCACAAACTCAACAAAACATAAACACACTTTTAATTTCAATACACACGAACCATGAAACCCATAGAAACACAACACAAATTCTATTGATCTTCAAATTTCTCCCTATTACATTACAATGCAATGGGGATCAAAATTTCAAACCCTCCAATACCCCATTCA is a genomic window of Cryptomeria japonica chromosome 7, Sugi_1.0, whole genome shotgun sequence containing:
- the LOC131076413 gene encoding glucose and ribitol dehydrogenase isoform X2: MHQEIQPGLEYLMVPQPISVAPTYKSAGKLKGKVALVTGGDSGIGRAVCYHFALEGATVVFTYVGTVEEIDANETLEKLAEYKTADARNPMKIPVKDLGNDDTCKEVVDNVIAAYGCIDILVNNAAENHVVERIEDMKADQVERTFRTNIFSQFFIASHAVKHMKEGCNIINSLSRQAYLGMPSTLDYASSKGAILTFTRGLARQLAKRGIRVNGVAPGPIWTPVNVASLDANAVAHLGEDTLMGRAGQPCEVAPCYVFLASQDASYMTGQVLHPNGGAAMYS
- the LOC131076413 gene encoding glucose and ribitol dehydrogenase isoform X1, with the translated sequence MSFPAQHQEIQPGLEYLMVPQPISVAPTYKSAGKLKGKVALVTGGDSGIGRAVCYHFALEGATVVFTYVGTVEEIDANETLEKLAEYKTADARNPMKIPVKDLGNDDTCKEVVDNVIAAYGCIDILVNNAAENHVVERIEDMKADQVERTFRTNIFSQFFIASHAVKHMKEGCNIINSLSRQAYLGMPSTLDYASSKGAILTFTRGLARQLAKRGIRVNGVAPGPIWTPVNVASLDANAVAHLGEDTLMGRAGQPCEVAPCYVFLASQDASYMTGQVLHPNGGAAMYS